A window of Oncorhynchus kisutch isolate 150728-3 linkage group LG10, Okis_V2, whole genome shotgun sequence contains these coding sequences:
- the LOC109898496 gene encoding hemoglobin subunit beta-1-like, producing the protein MADWTDAEKSTISAVWGQVDINEVGPLALGRVLIVYPWTQRYFGSFGDVSTAAAIMGNPKVAAHGKVVCGALDKAVKNMGNILATYKSLSETHANKLFVDPDNFRVLADVLTIVIAAKVGAAFTPEIQATWQKFMKVVVAAMGSRYF; encoded by the exons ATGGCTGACTGGACAGACGCCGAGAAGAGCACCATCAGTGCTGTCTGGGGCCAAGTAGATATCAATGAGGTCGGACCACTGGCTCTGGGAAG AGTCCTGATCGTCTACCCCTGGACTCAGCGTTATTTCGGCTCTTTCGGAGATGTGTCCACTGCCGCAGCAATCATGGGCAACCCCAAAGTTGCTGCTCACGGCAAGGTCGTGTGTGGAGCTCTGGATAAAGCTGTGAAGAACATGGGCAACATCTTGGCCACATACAAGTCACTGAGCGAGACCCACGCCAACAAACTCTTCGTCGACCCTGACAATTTCAGG GTGTTGGCTGACGTCCTCACAATTGTCATTGCCGCCAAGGTCGGAGCCGCTTTCACTCCTGAAATCCAGGCAACCTGGCAGAAGTTCATGAAAGTCGTTGTCGCAGCCATGGGCAGTCGGTACTTCTAA
- the LOC109898497 gene encoding hemoglobin subunit alpha encodes MSLTAKDKSVVKAFWGKVGGKADVVGAEALGRMLTAYPQTKTYFSKWADLSPGSDPVKKHGAVIMGAIGNAVGLMDNLVGGLSALSDLHAFTLRVDPGNFKILSHNILVTLAIHFPRDFTPEVHIAVDKFLAALSAALADKYR; translated from the exons ATGAGTCTGACAGCAAAGGACAAATCTGTGGTCAAGGCCTTCTGGGGCAAGGTTGGTGGAAAGGCAGATGTCGTCGGCGCTGAGGCTTTGGGAAG GATGCTGACTGCCTACCCCCAGACTAAGACCTACTTCTCCAAATGGGCTGATCTGAGCCCCGGCTCTGACCCAGTCAAGAAGCATGGAGCCGTCATCATGGGTGCAATTGGTAATGCTGTCGGACTGATGGACAACCTCGTGGGGGGACTGAGTGCTCTCAGCGATCTGCACGCCTTCACGCTGCGCGTTGACCCTGGAAACTTCAAG ATTCTGTCCCACAACATCCTTGTGACCCTGGCTATTCACTTCCCTCGGGATTTCACTCCCGAAGTGCACATTGCTGTGGATAAATTCCTTGCAGCTTTGTCCGCTGCCCTGGCTGACAAATACAGATAA
- the LOC109898499 gene encoding hemoglobin subunit beta-like, with the protein MVDWTDAERSAIVGLWGKISVDEIGPQALARLLIVSPWTQRHFSTFGNLSTPAAIMGNPAVAKHGKTVMHGLDRAVQNLDDIKNTYATLSVMHSEKLHVDPDNFRLLADCITVCVAAKLGPVVFSADTQEAFQKFLAVVVSALGRQYH; encoded by the exons ATGGTCGACTGGACAGATGCTGAGCGCAGTGCCATCGTAGGCCTGTGGGGAAAGATCAGCGTGGATGAGATCGGACCCCAGGCCCTGGCCAG ACTTCTGATCGTGTCTCCATGGACTCAGAGACACTTCAGCACCTTCGGCAACCTGTCCACACCCGCTGCCATCATGGGTAACCCCGCGGTGGCCAAGCACGGAAAGACCGTGATGCACGGACTGGACAGAGCTGTGCAGAACCTGGATGACATCAAGAACACCTATGCTACACTGAGTGTGATGCACTCCGAGAAACTGCACGTGGATCCCGACAACTTCAGG CTCCTTGCCGACTGCATCACCGTGTGCGTGGCCGCCAAGCTCGGTCCCGTCGTTTTCAGTGCTGATACTCAGGAAGCCTTCCAGAAGTTCCTGGCTGTCGTTGTGTCCGCTCTTGGCAGACAGTACCACTAG
- the LOC109898500 gene encoding hemoglobin subunit alpha-4-like, with translation MSLSAKDKANVKAIWGKILPKSDEIGDQALSRMLVVYPQTKAYFSHWASVAPSSAPVKKHGITIMNQIDACVDHMDDLFGFLTKLSELHATKLRVDPTNFKILAHNLIVVIAAYFPGEFTPEIHLSVDKFLQQLALGLAEKYR, from the exons ATGAGTCTCTCAGCCAAGGACAAAGCTAACGTGAAGGCCATCTGGGGCAAGATCCTCCCTAAATCCGATGAGATTGGAGACCAGGCTCTTTCCAG GATGCTCGTAGTCTACCCCCAGACCAAGGCCTACTTCTCCCACTGGGCTTCCGTGGCCCCCAGTTCCGCTCCAGTGAAGAAGCACGGCATCACCATCATGAATCAGATCGATGCCTGTGTTGACCACATGGACGATCTCTTTGGTTTCTTGACCAAGCTCAGTGAACTGCACGCCACCAAGCTGAGGGTGGACCCCACCAACTTCAAG ATCCTGGCTCACAACCTAATTGTGGTCATTGCCGCCTACTTCCCCGGGGAATTTACCCCCGAGATCCACCTGTCCGTGGACAAGTTCCTGCAGCAACTGGCTCTGGGCCTGGCCGAGAAGTACCGCTAA